From Micromonospora nigra, one genomic window encodes:
- a CDS encoding SDR family NAD(P)-dependent oxidoreductase, giving the protein MTGAAGGLGRAIAVALHADGWPVLLTDTDAGAVAEAAAPLGGWSRPLDVRDEAACTAVAVEAAARHPDGLGLWVNNAGILVTGPSWEQDAGTRRRVVEVNALGAMNGTLAALAVMRARGRGHVINIVSLAGLVAAPGETLYAASKHALVAFSIGTLADLRLAGHRGVHVSCLCPDGIWTPMLHDKLDDPGAAASFTGTLLTPERVAGRVARLARRPRPVVSVPRWRGAQVRFLDALPGLALRLAPLILAVGRAGQRRQGRRTGGHSG; this is encoded by the coding sequence GTGACCGGAGCGGCCGGCGGCCTGGGACGGGCCATCGCCGTCGCCCTGCACGCCGACGGCTGGCCCGTTCTCCTCACCGACACCGACGCCGGGGCGGTCGCCGAGGCCGCCGCTCCGCTCGGTGGTTGGTCCCGGCCCCTGGACGTCCGCGACGAGGCGGCCTGCACGGCCGTCGCCGTCGAGGCCGCCGCACGCCACCCCGACGGGTTGGGCCTGTGGGTGAACAACGCCGGGATCCTGGTGACCGGGCCGAGCTGGGAGCAGGATGCCGGCACCCGCCGCCGGGTGGTCGAGGTGAACGCGCTCGGCGCGATGAACGGCACCCTGGCGGCGTTGGCCGTCATGCGTGCCCGGGGGCGCGGCCACGTGATCAACATCGTGTCGTTGGCCGGGCTGGTCGCCGCGCCCGGCGAGACCCTCTACGCGGCCAGCAAGCACGCCCTCGTCGCCTTCAGCATCGGCACCCTCGCCGACCTGCGGCTGGCCGGGCACCGGGGCGTACACGTCTCGTGTCTGTGCCCCGACGGGATCTGGACCCCGATGCTGCACGACAAGCTCGACGACCCCGGGGCGGCGGCGTCCTTCACCGGGACGCTGCTGACGCCGGAGCGGGTCGCCGGACGCGTGGCGCGGCTGGCCCGGCGACCCCGCCCGGTGGTCAGCGTGCCGCGCTGGCGCGGCGCGCAGGTTCGGTTCCTCGACGCGCTGCCCGGCCTGGCGCTGCGTCTCGCCCCGCTGATCCTCGCCGTCGGGCGGGCCGGCCAGCGCCGGCAAGGCCGCAGGACCGGCGGCCACTCCGGCTGA
- a CDS encoding Lrp/AsnC family transcriptional regulator, whose amino-acid sequence MDAIDLSLVDLLRGNARLSYAELARQVGLSAPAVHERVGKLESGGVIRGYRAEVEPESIGLGVTALIGIVEDSAADTDDVLEAFRRMPEIESCYFMAGVESFLLKARVGTIAELEQLIVRLNRVAGVASTRTGIALSTKWENRPQPVSTPTT is encoded by the coding sequence GTGGACGCCATCGACCTGAGCCTCGTGGACCTCCTGCGGGGCAACGCCCGCCTGTCGTACGCCGAACTGGCCCGCCAGGTCGGACTCTCCGCCCCGGCAGTGCACGAACGCGTCGGGAAGCTCGAGTCCGGCGGCGTGATCCGGGGCTACCGGGCCGAGGTCGAGCCCGAGTCCATCGGGCTCGGCGTCACCGCCCTGATCGGCATCGTCGAGGACTCGGCCGCAGACACCGACGACGTGCTGGAGGCCTTCCGGCGGATGCCGGAGATCGAATCCTGCTACTTCATGGCGGGCGTCGAGTCGTTCCTGCTCAAGGCCCGGGTGGGCACGATCGCCGAACTTGAGCAACTGATCGTCCGGCTGAACCGCGTTGCCGGGGTGGCCTCCACCCGTACCGGGATCGCCCTGTCGACGAAGTGGGAGAACCGACCCCAGCCGGTCAGCACGCCGACCACCTGA
- a CDS encoding terpene synthase family protein, with translation MTGEVLWSLRAQCPLPARLSPHADGVQEWLLDWLPQVGLPLDAAGRERLSKARFARYAGRLYPDATEPDLRVLTALFTWFFLVDDACDGPDRLPPERIRALRDGTLGVLRGDPRLRHAGLTGPLRRLLLRAWREPRRRMPARWRSRFADAVAHHLDGTWREAVNKDTGHVPGVAEYVELRRATAATYVSYPLVEFVTGRLLPDAVYHHPSVRRIAATGNDLVSWYNDIASLDRDRATSGGHNLVLALAAERRVPEAAAVRLAAERWREAMHRFQELRAAVPSFGAALNEAVGDHLDVVAAAVVGTVEWTLESARYPGPDLASASVG, from the coding sequence ATGACGGGCGAGGTCCTCTGGTCCCTGCGTGCGCAGTGTCCGCTCCCGGCCCGGCTGTCCCCGCACGCCGACGGGGTGCAGGAGTGGCTGCTCGACTGGCTGCCGCAGGTCGGCCTGCCGCTCGACGCGGCCGGACGGGAGCGGCTGTCGAAGGCCCGGTTCGCCCGGTACGCCGGCCGGCTGTATCCCGACGCCACCGAGCCCGACCTGCGCGTGCTGACCGCCCTGTTCACCTGGTTCTTCCTGGTCGACGACGCCTGTGACGGGCCGGACAGGCTGCCACCCGAGCGGATCCGGGCGCTGCGCGACGGCACGCTGGGAGTGCTGCGCGGCGACCCCCGGCTGCGGCACGCCGGGTTGACCGGCCCGCTGCGCCGGCTGCTGCTCAGGGCGTGGCGGGAGCCGCGCCGCCGGATGCCGGCCCGTTGGCGGTCGCGGTTCGCCGACGCGGTCGCCCACCATCTCGACGGCACCTGGCGGGAGGCGGTCAACAAGGACACCGGCCATGTTCCCGGCGTCGCCGAGTACGTCGAGCTGCGCCGGGCGACCGCTGCCACCTACGTGTCGTACCCGCTGGTGGAGTTCGTGACCGGGCGGCTGCTGCCGGACGCGGTCTACCACCACCCGTCGGTGCGCCGGATCGCCGCCACCGGCAACGACCTGGTGTCCTGGTACAACGACATCGCCTCGCTCGACCGGGACCGGGCGACCTCCGGCGGGCACAACCTGGTGCTGGCGCTGGCCGCCGAGCGGCGCGTCCCGGAGGCTGCGGCGGTGCGGCTGGCGGCGGAGCGCTGGCGCGAGGCGATGCACCGCTTCCAGGAGCTGCGTGCCGCCGTGCCGTCTTTCGGGGCGGCGCTGAACGAGGCCGTCGGCGACCACCTCGACGTGGTGGCCGCCGCCGTGGTCGGCACCGTCGAGTGGACGCTGGAGAGCGCCCGCTACCCCGGCCCCGACCTGGCATCCGCTTCGGTCGGCTGA
- the mqnP gene encoding menaquinone biosynthesis prenyltransferase MqnP → MATAVETRPGRVTSFLRLVAIEHSVFALPFAYLSALTAMQVDGGRVRWLDLLLITVAMVGARTFAMAANRILDRRIDALNPRTANREMVTGAVSPRTAWTGAAVALVVFLAAAALLNPLCLALAPLAVVPLVVYPYGKRFTNWPHAILAVAQAVGPVGAWLAVTGTFAGSWPAWLLGVAVGLWIGGFDLIYACQDAEVDREIGVHSVPARHGVPFALHASTVAHVVTFALFGWFGVLVGFGWLFWIGLALTAVAFGYQHVVVTPTDLSKVNRAFFTANGFVGIALFVFALLDLVVRLGLRP, encoded by the coding sequence ATGGCGACCGCCGTCGAGACGCGACCCGGCCGGGTCACCTCCTTCCTCAGGCTCGTCGCCATCGAGCACTCGGTGTTCGCCCTGCCGTTCGCGTACCTGTCGGCGTTGACCGCGATGCAGGTCGACGGGGGGCGGGTGCGCTGGCTCGACCTGCTGCTGATCACCGTGGCGATGGTCGGGGCACGGACGTTCGCGATGGCCGCGAACCGGATCCTCGACCGTCGCATCGACGCGCTGAACCCGCGTACCGCCAACCGGGAGATGGTGACCGGCGCGGTGAGCCCGCGGACGGCCTGGACCGGCGCGGCCGTCGCCCTGGTGGTGTTCCTCGCCGCCGCAGCCCTGCTCAACCCGCTCTGCCTGGCGCTCGCGCCGCTGGCCGTGGTGCCGCTGGTCGTCTACCCCTACGGCAAGCGGTTCACCAACTGGCCGCACGCCATCCTCGCCGTCGCCCAGGCGGTCGGCCCGGTCGGCGCGTGGCTGGCGGTCACCGGGACGTTCGCCGGCTCGTGGCCCGCCTGGCTGCTCGGCGTGGCCGTCGGCCTGTGGATCGGCGGCTTCGACCTGATCTACGCCTGCCAGGACGCCGAGGTCGACCGGGAGATCGGGGTGCACAGCGTACCGGCCCGTCACGGGGTGCCCTTCGCGCTGCACGCCTCGACCGTCGCCCACGTGGTGACCTTCGCACTGTTCGGATGGTTCGGGGTGCTGGTCGGCTTCGGCTGGCTGTTCTGGATCGGCCTGGCGCTGACCGCCGTCGCGTTCGGCTACCAGCACGTGGTGGTCACCCCCACCGACCTGAGCAAGGTGAACCGGGCGTTCTTCACCGCCAACGGTTTCGTCGGCATCGCGCTGTTCGTCTTCGCGCTGCTCGACCTGGTGGTGCGGCTGGGCCTGCGCCCCTGA
- a CDS encoding UbiX family flavin prenyltransferase, translating into MREPWVVGVSGASGTPYAAAVVRGLLDAGQPVDLIVSRAARLTVLDETGRPFRDAHWADDLAAWLGRDLDGADVRHWPAGDLAAGPSSGSYRVRGMAVVPASTAACAGIAIGLSKDLLQRAAEVNLKERRPLVVVPRETPVTRSHLEHLIALHDAGAVVLPASPGFYGAGAAASAAQLVDFVAGKVLDALGVPHTLFHRWAGQLNADRT; encoded by the coding sequence ATGCGCGAACCATGGGTGGTCGGTGTCTCGGGAGCGTCCGGCACGCCGTACGCGGCGGCGGTCGTCCGCGGGCTGCTCGACGCGGGTCAGCCGGTGGACCTGATCGTCTCCCGGGCGGCCCGGCTGACCGTGCTCGACGAGACGGGCCGCCCGTTCCGGGACGCCCACTGGGCCGACGACCTGGCCGCCTGGCTGGGTCGTGACCTCGACGGGGCCGACGTGCGGCACTGGCCGGCCGGCGACCTCGCGGCCGGGCCCAGCAGCGGCTCCTACCGGGTACGCGGCATGGCGGTGGTGCCCGCCAGCACGGCCGCCTGCGCCGGCATCGCCATCGGACTGTCCAAGGACCTGTTGCAGCGGGCTGCCGAGGTCAACCTCAAGGAGCGCCGCCCACTGGTCGTGGTGCCGCGGGAGACCCCGGTGACCCGCAGCCACCTGGAGCACCTGATCGCGCTGCACGACGCGGGAGCGGTCGTGCTTCCCGCCAGCCCCGGCTTCTACGGTGCCGGTGCGGCGGCCTCCGCCGCGCAACTCGTCGACTTCGTGGCCGGAAAGGTGCTGGACGCGCTCGGGGTCCCGCACACGCTGTTCCACCGCTGGGCGGGACAGCTGAACGCGGACCGGACCTGA
- a CDS encoding BldC family transcriptional regulator, whose translation MDTGDRLLTPGEVAALFRVDPKTVTRWAAAGRIGSIRTPGGHRRFRESEVRALLEGEGMLDEADDMGRPRNAGPAASTGPGPANAGMY comes from the coding sequence GTGGACACTGGAGATCGCCTGCTGACACCGGGTGAGGTCGCTGCGCTGTTTCGGGTGGACCCGAAAACTGTGACGAGATGGGCGGCGGCCGGCCGGATAGGCAGCATCCGGACTCCAGGCGGGCATCGCCGGTTTCGGGAATCCGAGGTGCGGGCCCTGCTTGAGGGGGAGGGCATGCTGGACGAGGCGGACGACATGGGCAGACCGCGCAACGCGGGCCCGGCCGCTTCCACCGGGCCCGGCCCGGCCAACGCGGGCATGTACTGA
- a CDS encoding menaquinone biosynthesis decarboxylase: MAVRGFPYTDLKDFLAALERAGELKRVAVPVDPTLEISEVVTRTVRAGGPALLFERPTRGEMPVAINLFGTEKRMAMALGVESLDEIGERIGALVKPELPVGWSGIREGLGKVMQLKSVPPRKVKTAPCQQVVYRGDDVDLNRLPGLQVWPGDGGIFHNYGLTHTRHPETGKRNLGLYRLQQHSRNTLGMHWQIHKDSTAHHAVAERLGQRLPVAIAIGCDPVVSYSASAPLPGDIDEYLFAGFLRGERVEMVDCLTVPLQVPAHAQVVLEGYLEPGERLPEGPFGDHTGYYTPVEPFPVLHVETMTMQREPVYHSIITSKPPQEDHGLGKATERIFQPLLKLLIPDIVDYDLPAAGVFHNCAIVSIRKRYPKHAQKVMNAIWGAHLMSLTKLIVIVDEDCDVHDYDEVAFRAFGNVDYARDLLLTEGPVDHLDHSSYQQFWGGKAGVDATRKLPTEGYTRGWPEEMTMAPEVVSLVDKRWKEYGI; this comes from the coding sequence ATGGCGGTTCGTGGCTTTCCGTACACCGATCTCAAGGACTTCCTCGCGGCGCTGGAGCGTGCGGGTGAGCTGAAGCGGGTGGCCGTACCCGTCGACCCGACCTTGGAGATCAGCGAGGTCGTGACCCGGACGGTCCGCGCGGGCGGCCCGGCGCTGCTGTTCGAGCGTCCCACCCGTGGCGAGATGCCGGTGGCGATCAACCTGTTCGGCACCGAGAAGCGGATGGCGATGGCGCTGGGCGTCGAGTCGCTGGACGAGATCGGCGAGCGGATCGGCGCGCTGGTCAAGCCGGAGCTGCCGGTCGGCTGGTCCGGCATCCGCGAGGGCCTCGGCAAGGTCATGCAGCTCAAGTCGGTGCCGCCGCGCAAGGTGAAGACCGCCCCCTGCCAGCAGGTGGTGTACCGGGGCGACGACGTCGACCTGAACCGGTTGCCCGGCCTCCAGGTGTGGCCCGGCGACGGCGGGATCTTCCACAACTACGGGCTGACCCACACCAGGCACCCGGAGACCGGCAAGCGCAACCTGGGCCTCTACCGACTCCAGCAGCACTCGCGCAACACCCTCGGCATGCACTGGCAGATCCACAAGGACTCCACCGCCCACCACGCGGTCGCCGAGCGACTCGGCCAGCGACTGCCCGTCGCCATCGCCATCGGCTGCGACCCGGTGGTCAGCTACTCGGCCAGCGCGCCGCTGCCCGGCGACATCGACGAGTACCTGTTCGCGGGCTTCCTGCGCGGCGAGCGGGTCGAGATGGTCGACTGCCTGACCGTGCCGTTGCAGGTGCCGGCGCACGCCCAGGTGGTGCTGGAGGGCTACCTGGAGCCCGGCGAGCGGTTGCCCGAGGGCCCGTTCGGTGACCACACCGGCTACTACACGCCGGTCGAGCCGTTCCCCGTGCTGCACGTCGAGACCATGACCATGCAGCGCGAGCCGGTCTACCACTCGATCATCACCTCCAAGCCCCCGCAGGAGGACCACGGCCTGGGCAAGGCCACCGAGCGGATCTTCCAGCCGCTGCTCAAGCTGCTGATCCCCGACATCGTCGACTACGACCTGCCGGCCGCCGGGGTGTTCCACAACTGCGCGATCGTGTCGATCCGCAAGCGCTACCCGAAGCACGCCCAGAAGGTGATGAACGCCATCTGGGGCGCGCACCTCATGTCGCTGACGAAGCTGATCGTGATCGTCGACGAGGACTGCGACGTGCACGACTACGACGAGGTCGCGTTCCGCGCCTTCGGCAACGTCGACTACGCCCGCGACCTGCTGCTCACCGAGGGACCGGTGGACCACCTCGACCACTCGTCGTACCAGCAGTTCTGGGGCGGCAAGGCGGGTGTCGACGCCACCCGCAAGCTGCCGACCGAGGGCTACACCCGGGGCTGGCCGGAGGAGATGACGATGGCCCCCGAGGTGGTCTCCCTGGTCGACAAGCGCTGGAAGGAGTACGGCATCTGA